The Raphanus sativus cultivar WK10039 chromosome 2, ASM80110v3, whole genome shotgun sequence genome includes a region encoding these proteins:
- the LOC108842569 gene encoding bifunctional dihydrofolate reductase-thymidylate synthase 2 isoform X2, with amino-acid sequence MSNTLNGHVTSPSEPQRAYQVVVAATNQMGIGKDGKLPWTLPTDLKFFKELTLTTSDSAKKNAVVMGRKTWESIPAKYKPLSGRLNVVLTRSSGFDVANAENVVTCSSVESALDLLAQPPYRLSIEKVFVIGGGEVLRESLNGERCEAIHLTEIDTSIDCDTFVPTINTSAFQPWCSSLPTCENGLRFSFTTYVRVKSSDEDESDASKAVLQKFSSLLPKKIFERHEEFLYLNLVDEIISNGNLKDDRTGTGTLSKFGCQMKFNLRRSFPLLTTKRVFWRGVVEELLWFISGSTNAKLLQEKGIHIWDGNASREYLDGIGLTEREEGDLGPVYGFQWRHFGAKYTDMHADYTGQGFDQLLDVINKIKNNPDDRRIIMSAWNPSDLKLMALPPCHMFAQFYVANGELSCQMYQRSADMGLGVPFNIASYSLLTCILAHVCDLVPGDFIHVIGDAHVYKNHVRPLQEQLENPPKPFPVLKINPEKKHIDSFVAADFELIGYDPHKKIDMKMAV; translated from the exons ATGTCAAACACTCTCAACGGACATGTGACCTCGCCCTCAGAGCCTCAGAGAGCTTACCAAGTCGTCGTCGCTGCAACCAACCAAATGGGCATCGGCAAAGACGGGAAACTCCCCTGGACTCTACCCACCGACCTCAAGTTCTTCAAGGAGTTAACACTGACAACTTCCGATTCCGCCAAGAAGAACGCTGTTGTGATGGGCAGGAAGACGTGGGAGTCTATTCCCGCAAAGTACAAGCCCCTCTCTGGTCGTCTCAACGTTGTCTTAACTCGTTCGAGCGGGTTCGACGTAGCCAACGCAGAGAACGTTGTGACGTGCAGCAGCGTAGAGTCTGCGCTGGACTTATTAGCTCAACCTCCTTATCGTCTCTCCATTGAGAAGGTGTTTGTGATAGGAGGTGGCGAAGTGTTGAGGGAATCTTTGAATGGAGAGAGATGCGAAGCTATCCACTTAACTGAGATTGATACGAGTATCGACTGTGACACGTTTGTTCCAACGATTAACACCTCTGCGTTTCAGCCTTGGTGTTCGTCTCTTCCAACATGTGAAAACGGACTTCGGTTTTCCTTTACCACTTATGTCCGTGTGAAGAGTTCTGATGAGGACGAGAGTGATGCGTCTAAGGCGGTCCTTCAGAAGTTTTCTTCTTTGCTTCCTAAGAAGATTTTTGAACGGCATGAGGAGTTCCTCTACTTGAATCTTGTCGATGAGATCATCTCTAATGGAAATTTGAAGGACGATAGGACAGGGACTGGTACATTATCTAAATTCGGTTGCCAG ATGAAGTTCAATTTGCGCAGGAGTTTTCCACTTCTGACGACAAAG AGAGTTTTCTGGAGAGGTGTTGTTGAAGAACTTCTATGGTTCATCAGCGGTTCCACCAATGCAAAG CTACTTCAAGAAAAGGGGATCCATATTTGGGATGGGAATGCGTCAAGAGAGTATCTTGATGG TATTGGACTAACTGAGAGAGAAGAAGGTGACCTTGGACCCGTTTATGGATTTCAATGGAGACACTTTGGTGCCAA GTACACAGATATGCATGCTGATTACACTGGACAAGGATTTGATCAGCTCTTAGACGTAATCAACAAGATCAAGAACAACCCTGACGATCGGCGGATTATAATGTCGGCTTGGAATCCTTCTGACCTTAAGCTGATGGCGCTTCCTCCATGCCACATGTTTGCTCAGTTTTACGTTGCAAATGGAGAGCTCTCGTGTCAAATGTATCAGCGCTCAGCTGATATGGGTCTTGGTGTACCTTTTAACATTGCCTCTTACTCCCTTCTTACATGCATTCTAGCTCACGTCTGTG ATCTTGTTCCTGGTGATTTTATACATGTGATTGGAGATGCCCATGTTTACAAAAACCATGTTAGGCCTCTGCAAGAGCAACTTGAGAACCCACCAAAACCGTTTCCT GTTTTGAAGATAAATCCAGAGAAGAAACACATTGATTCTTTTGTCGCTGCTGATTTTGAGCTCATTGGCTATGATCCTCACAAGAAAATAGATATGAAAATGGCTGTTTAG
- the LOC108842569 gene encoding bifunctional dihydrofolate reductase-thymidylate synthase 2 isoform X1 produces MRCLLNPTKILPFTFKSALLPLSQRWLCKLPPNPNPSSLPNILKVSLSTMSNTLNGHVTSPSEPQRAYQVVVAATNQMGIGKDGKLPWTLPTDLKFFKELTLTTSDSAKKNAVVMGRKTWESIPAKYKPLSGRLNVVLTRSSGFDVANAENVVTCSSVESALDLLAQPPYRLSIEKVFVIGGGEVLRESLNGERCEAIHLTEIDTSIDCDTFVPTINTSAFQPWCSSLPTCENGLRFSFTTYVRVKSSDEDESDASKAVLQKFSSLLPKKIFERHEEFLYLNLVDEIISNGNLKDDRTGTGTLSKFGCQMKFNLRRSFPLLTTKRVFWRGVVEELLWFISGSTNAKLLQEKGIHIWDGNASREYLDGIGLTEREEGDLGPVYGFQWRHFGAKYTDMHADYTGQGFDQLLDVINKIKNNPDDRRIIMSAWNPSDLKLMALPPCHMFAQFYVANGELSCQMYQRSADMGLGVPFNIASYSLLTCILAHVCDLVPGDFIHVIGDAHVYKNHVRPLQEQLENPPKPFPVLKINPEKKHIDSFVAADFELIGYDPHKKIDMKMAV; encoded by the exons ATGAG GTGTTTGCTCAATCCTACAAAGATTCTACCTTTTACGTTTAAATCG GCTTTGCTACCTTTGTCTCAAAGGTGGCTGTGTAAGCTTCCTCCCAATCCCAACCCCTCCTCATTGCCAAACATCCTCAAGGTTTCTCTTTCAACCATGTCAAACACTCTCAACGGACATGTGACCTCGCCCTCAGAGCCTCAGAGAGCTTACCAAGTCGTCGTCGCTGCAACCAACCAAATGGGCATCGGCAAAGACGGGAAACTCCCCTGGACTCTACCCACCGACCTCAAGTTCTTCAAGGAGTTAACACTGACAACTTCCGATTCCGCCAAGAAGAACGCTGTTGTGATGGGCAGGAAGACGTGGGAGTCTATTCCCGCAAAGTACAAGCCCCTCTCTGGTCGTCTCAACGTTGTCTTAACTCGTTCGAGCGGGTTCGACGTAGCCAACGCAGAGAACGTTGTGACGTGCAGCAGCGTAGAGTCTGCGCTGGACTTATTAGCTCAACCTCCTTATCGTCTCTCCATTGAGAAGGTGTTTGTGATAGGAGGTGGCGAAGTGTTGAGGGAATCTTTGAATGGAGAGAGATGCGAAGCTATCCACTTAACTGAGATTGATACGAGTATCGACTGTGACACGTTTGTTCCAACGATTAACACCTCTGCGTTTCAGCCTTGGTGTTCGTCTCTTCCAACATGTGAAAACGGACTTCGGTTTTCCTTTACCACTTATGTCCGTGTGAAGAGTTCTGATGAGGACGAGAGTGATGCGTCTAAGGCGGTCCTTCAGAAGTTTTCTTCTTTGCTTCCTAAGAAGATTTTTGAACGGCATGAGGAGTTCCTCTACTTGAATCTTGTCGATGAGATCATCTCTAATGGAAATTTGAAGGACGATAGGACAGGGACTGGTACATTATCTAAATTCGGTTGCCAG ATGAAGTTCAATTTGCGCAGGAGTTTTCCACTTCTGACGACAAAG AGAGTTTTCTGGAGAGGTGTTGTTGAAGAACTTCTATGGTTCATCAGCGGTTCCACCAATGCAAAG CTACTTCAAGAAAAGGGGATCCATATTTGGGATGGGAATGCGTCAAGAGAGTATCTTGATGG TATTGGACTAACTGAGAGAGAAGAAGGTGACCTTGGACCCGTTTATGGATTTCAATGGAGACACTTTGGTGCCAA GTACACAGATATGCATGCTGATTACACTGGACAAGGATTTGATCAGCTCTTAGACGTAATCAACAAGATCAAGAACAACCCTGACGATCGGCGGATTATAATGTCGGCTTGGAATCCTTCTGACCTTAAGCTGATGGCGCTTCCTCCATGCCACATGTTTGCTCAGTTTTACGTTGCAAATGGAGAGCTCTCGTGTCAAATGTATCAGCGCTCAGCTGATATGGGTCTTGGTGTACCTTTTAACATTGCCTCTTACTCCCTTCTTACATGCATTCTAGCTCACGTCTGTG ATCTTGTTCCTGGTGATTTTATACATGTGATTGGAGATGCCCATGTTTACAAAAACCATGTTAGGCCTCTGCAAGAGCAACTTGAGAACCCACCAAAACCGTTTCCT GTTTTGAAGATAAATCCAGAGAAGAAACACATTGATTCTTTTGTCGCTGCTGATTTTGAGCTCATTGGCTATGATCCTCACAAGAAAATAGATATGAAAATGGCTGTTTAG